A single window of Paenibacillus sp. FSL H8-0537 DNA harbors:
- a CDS encoding class I SAM-dependent methyltransferase yields the protein MLQHLHARLVCSSCKGELAQSDALLQCRNCDAAYTIDNRYVSMLDRCEQFVHPSDWNRKEGEIRDYSEISNSLALSGIGRFATFLNYGYVSYGNEQHAVIEPDDVWNRNSVKLLLEAVGRTAIREQQVIDIGCGRGGNIAALHKYFKPLSIVGLDICPANIAYCSAKSRFVESFYIVGDAENIPFADESFDVVLNMESAHAYPNRSRFYEEVYRIMRYGGVFLYTELMLEDQVAQNVRLLEEAGLSVIRNQDVTSNVLLSCDENAKQRTGTQGIANNANASTNIGDINDFIALPGSKKYEEMKAGTRQYRMMNLVKR from the coding sequence ATGTTACAGCATCTGCATGCAAGGTTGGTATGCTCCAGCTGCAAGGGCGAGCTGGCCCAGTCGGATGCATTGCTGCAATGCCGCAACTGCGATGCGGCATATACGATCGATAATCGTTATGTATCGATGCTCGACCGGTGTGAGCAGTTTGTCCACCCTTCCGATTGGAATCGTAAAGAGGGCGAAATTCGAGATTATAGCGAGATTTCGAACTCCCTTGCGCTTTCCGGTATAGGCCGATTCGCAACCTTTTTAAACTATGGTTACGTCTCGTACGGGAATGAGCAACATGCGGTGATCGAGCCCGACGATGTATGGAATAGAAATTCAGTCAAGCTGCTGCTCGAGGCAGTGGGCAGGACGGCGATTCGGGAGCAGCAGGTTATCGACATCGGATGCGGCAGGGGAGGGAACATAGCAGCTTTGCATAAATATTTCAAGCCTCTGTCTATTGTCGGTCTCGACATCTGCCCGGCGAATATTGCGTATTGCAGTGCCAAATCCCGATTCGTTGAATCTTTCTATATCGTCGGCGATGCGGAGAATATACCGTTTGCAGACGAGAGTTTCGATGTTGTATTGAATATGGAATCCGCGCATGCCTATCCGAATCGATCACGCTTCTATGAAGAGGTGTACCGGATAATGAGATATGGCGGTGTATTTCTGTATACGGAGCTGATGCTGGAAGATCAGGTAGCGCAGAACGTGAGGCTGTTAGAGGAAGCAGGCCTGTCTGTAATCCGCAATCAGGATGTGACTTCGAATGTCCTTCTATCGTGTGATGAGAACGCAAAGCAACGTACTGGCACACAAGGGATTGCGAACAACGCCAACGCGAGCACGAATATTGGAGATATCAATGATTTCATCGCATTGCCCGGCTCGAAGAAATATGAAGAGATGAAGGCTGGAACGCGGCAATACCGTATGATGAACCTTGTTAAGAGGTAA